TGGGGCTTTTACCCTCCTCCGTCTTCAGGTCCACAATGTGTGGCCCCAGAAGTTTCTGTACCTCAGCCACACTCAGCCCCTGCCAGAGCACAGGGTAGTCATCAGGGTCTCTAGGCCCTCAGAACATTGAAGGAGTAAACTACAGCCCTCAATACCTCGACCCCTATGTAGAAGGGGCCCTTCAGGAGGCCATACGTCTTCCAGCAGAGCCTGTCCAAATGCCTCCTCACAAGGTCCAACCTCTCCTCCTGAAGTCCTGTCTTTTGTCCCTCCTGTACCTCTGCTTCACACAAGGCCCTCATGAGGCTCTACCTGACAAAAGGCCTTGTCCCAAGTAAGGACCTCCACCAACTCCCAAGCCCTTCTCCTCAGGAAGCCTGGCAACTCTGTAGTGCCTGTCTTGAGCTCCATCCCCCTGCCCCGCAATTAGTTCCCACCTCCACTTACCACCAGGGCATCCACCTGCAGCTTCTTGAAAGTGCCTATGTCCATGCTCACATTGTGCTGGCCGAGGGCCCGCAGGTCCGCCATGGAGGCCCCGCCTGCAGGTGTTGAGGCCTCCATTGGAAAACTCACAGCACAACACAGACCCACTCTTGACTAACACACTGTTTCTCAGAGATTATCTTCTTCCTGGGCAATGCCCAAGCCCTTCTATGCTCAGCAACCCGCTGGACCACTGAGGTCAGAAGGGGTTGGAGAGCCAGAGTCATCAGTGTCGGATCCCACATATCCCCAGGGGTGGGGCAAGGAGAGGGTAGGACGTGGCATAGGACTGTGGGGTCTGCAGGCCTCCTATGGTGGCCACCCCTCGTGTGTGCCTTGACTCACCCAGGAATGTcctgattttctcaaagtattCCGGCCCGCTCACGTTCTGGAAGGCTGAGCAGGCCTTCTGATAGAGGAcacccagatgcctctggctgcaCTTGTCCAGGTCTTGGGACCCTACCAGCCTGGGGGACATTGTAGGACATGGTGGGGATTAGGAACCTCTGAATATCCACTCAGCCCTGAAGACACCAGAGCTCACCACATAACACTGGAGGGTACAGAGTGCAGATCCTGGGGGCTGAAGTCACACAGGTAGCTTAACGGGATGTTGTCCAGAGCTTTTACTATGTCCTCATCCAGCCGGCCTCCTCCCCGAAGATAGCAGGCAACCAAGGCAATCACCTGTGGGAAGAAGCCACTGAAGCCCCTTGAGGCAGGGTAAGAGGCATCCCCCATCAGGCCGCATGCCCCGTGGGGCAGATGTTACCTGAGCATCCATCTTTTGTCCTTTGCTGACTTTGAGCAGAGTTTTCACTGTGTCTGGTGAGGTCACATTCCACTGGTGGATGTCCTCAGGGCTAACGTATCTGAAGAAGTGACCCAGCTGCTGGATCAGAGACTCAGGATAGCCTTGTGGGTAGGTCTATGGAAGAAGGGGCCATGAGGGCCAGAGTAACTCCTGGAGCTGTAGTCCTGGGTACAGCAGGCACATGGGAGCCCATTAAGACTCACCTTGTCCAGTTTGTGCTTGAAGATGCTGAGTTGCTCGTAGGTGAAGGGAATCTCATTCACAAGGTCCATCTGGCTGGCCAGCATGATACCATTTACACAAGCCTCCAACTCCCAATTCTGGTAGAAGATGAGGCTTTCATCCACCACATTGGGCTCCTTCCCTGGAGGGCAGGCTTTCTCTGCAAGGGGTAAGCAAGAGTCAGGGGCTCCTCTcaactctctctcctcccacacctgccaTGACACAATGGCCTCCGTTTACCCACTGACAAAATGGGGCAATCCTATTTACGCTGTGGAGTTATGACTGACCAAGCTGAGGAGCCAGGAAGGGCCACTGGTAGGAGCAAATGAAAATCTACAGAGCTAGATCCCTTATCCCTACTGTCCTATCTCAGTCTGCTACCCAGTAGACATGGCTCTGGGCTCACGTTCTGTGTCCCGCCGGAACCTTGGGTGTATGACCGTCAGCTTAGACCCCATCCAGGAGGGTTCTCTGGAGATGCGTTGCAGCCATTCAGCTATGACATCCTGAGGATGGAGCATGGTAGGTTGAGTCTCAAGGCCCAGCAGCCTCAAAGCCAGGCTGGGTAGCAGGACCTTACCTTGGGGATGCTGTGGATGAGGGACTCATCCAACACTGCCAGCAAGCCCTGCAGAGCATCCAGGGTGGAGACTGACCACCTCGCTGGGGGGCTGTCCAGAAACAAGGACACAGTCAGAGACCAAGAATGTGGCCCTAGATAGACATCAAGAGACAGGAACTTGGACAGACAATGCCTCTGCTTGGAGGTCAGAAGTGCAAAACCTCCCAGGGAACAATACCTGACAGAATACAGCAGGGGACACCTGGCCCTAGGAAACCCAGTCTGGCTATGGTAGCCTCACATGTAGCTGCCTATAGGCTAAGCCATTCCTACTCACCCATATGGGGCTCTTCCACTTCTCAGAACCTCCCTGACTGCCTTTTCCTGGCCCTGGTCCAGGGGTCCTCGGCATCTTGCCAGCCAGGGGAGGAGGACTTCTGAAGATTTGGTCACAAATTTCCCAGGCAGGTCACAGGCCAGTCCTCCAAGAGCCCGCACATCTGCATCATTAACTTGAAATCCATACACTCCCTGCACACACAGCCAGCTTCAGCACCTCAGGGGAACAACCAATCCCCCTTTGTGCTTTGTCTCTAACTCTAGAAGATGGTACTATTCCAGACCTGGCATTTCAGAGCCTCCGTCAGCAGCCTCTCACGCTCCAGAGATCTCCGTGGGAGTACATCTACATTGACTTtagagatgagggagaagaagtGGGCACAAGCCTGTTGCCCTGGAAACATGGCTGGGCTATGGAGAGGGGAGTATGCTGATTACTGTGTaagtatacagacacacagacagacacagacacaaacacacacacaaacaaacacacagacacatagacacagacacacagacaccaacacacacacagacacaaacatactcaaagacacaaacacacagagagacatagacaaacacacagacatatagacacaaacatacacaaagacacacagagagagacatagacagacacacagacagacacaaacatgcagagactcaaacacacacatacacacacacacacacacacacacacacacacacgacactcCACTAAGTGCTTCCCTGACAAAGCCACCCAGTCACTACACATTGTAGTAAAGGACTAGATGAAGGGGGGATGAGACCAAGTCCCCAGCTTGAGGCCTACTTGAGGAAGAGCAGCAGGTCCAGTGGGAGAGCATCCAGTTCCTCGATGGTGAGGCGCTTAGGAAAGCGACGTGCCAGACAGCGCAGCTGCGGGGAGACCAGGACATGCAGCTCAGAATGTTCTGGGCCATCGCTCTGGAGGATGGCCTGGGGCACCCCAGTTCCATTCCACCCTTCATGCCACAGGCTGTACTCTGGCTCTGTTCACAGACTGTGGCATGAACATTCCGCTGCCTCAAGAGCCAGGGACAAGTTTGTCTTGATCTTGATTCTATATAGGCTAGTCACACtggcctccctctccccctcctgaGTCATGCCAAAATTGACCATATTTTAAGGACAGAGCCTTGAAAGACAATGCAAGGTCTCCAGGAGAGGGACAGCAAGACCAGTTCAGACTTGAGGAGGGATAGCAGGCTCAGAGATCCCCAGAGAGCTGAGCCCCCAGTAGATACACACACCTAGTGGTCAGCTTAGGCAGCAAGAGGAGCTCTGAGGGGAGCCACCAGCCGGGACCAGACCCTGAGTTGTCATGAAGATGAGCAATGGTATTCTAGAAACTAGTCACCAACTTCCTGGTTACAGTGTATCTCCCTCATTCCATTCAAGGACCATGGTAGGGACTGACCTGATGTACCCGGAGCGTGATGTTTTTCTGTCTCACAGTCATAGCCAGCTCCTTGGCGTGTTCCATGCTCAAGCCAGATAGCTCATCACATGTGAGGCTGAGAAAGAGGCCTGTGGGGAGACTGGGGACAAGGCTGGGAGTCTGAACCCAACACTGTCCCTCTAGAAGTGCTTCCCTGCACAGAGCACCCTCCCTTCAGAACCCTGGAGTTCTCGTGGCCCTTTTGGGACATGTGACAGTCTGGAGGGCAAGGTACTTGTACCCTGGAacacagtccttcccctaac
The nucleotide sequence above comes from Arvicanthis niloticus isolate mArvNil1 chromosome 6, mArvNil1.pat.X, whole genome shotgun sequence. Encoded proteins:
- the LOC117711229 gene encoding mesothelin isoform X1, which codes for MALPTAWPLLGSYGSPICSRSFLLLLLSLGWMPPLQTQTTKTSQEAAFLHAVNSATDFASLPTGLFLSLTCDELSGLSMEHAKELAMTVRQKNITLRVHQLRCLARRFPKRLTIEELDALPLDLLLFLNPAMFPGQQACAHFFSLISKVNVDVLPRRSLERERLLTEALKCQGVYGFQVNDADVRALGGLACDLPGKFVTKSSEVLLPWLARCRGPLDQGQEKAVREVLRSGRAPYGPPARWSVSTLDALQGLLAVLDESLIHSIPKDVIAEWLQRISREPSWMGSKLTVIHPRFRRDTEQKACPPGKEPNVVDESLIFYQNWELEACVNGIMLASQMDLVNEIPFTYEQLSIFKHKLDKTYPQGYPESLIQQLGHFFRYVSPEDIHQWNVTSPDTVKTLLKVSKGQKMDAQVIALVACYLRGGGRLDEDIVKALDNIPLSYLCDFSPQDLHSVPSSVMWLVGSQDLDKCSQRHLGVLYQKACSAFQNVSGPEYFEKIRTFLGGASMADLRALGQHNVSMDIGTFKKLQVDALVGLSVAEVQKLLGPHIVDLKTEEGKSPIRDWLFRQQQKDLDRLGLGLQGGIPNGYLVLDVNVREAFSSGAPLLGPGFVFAWIPVLFPALRLS
- the LOC117711229 gene encoding mesothelin isoform X4, producing MEVPSAAEASYCFSLVLGGCHLCRPKLQRQVSLTCDELSGLSMEHAKELAMTVRQKNITLRVHQLRCLARRFPKRLTIEELDALPLDLLLFLNPAMFPGQQACAHFFSLISKVNVDVLPRRSLERERLLTEALKCQGVYGFQVNDADVRALGGLACDLPGKFVTKSSEVLLPWLARCRGPLDQGQEKAVREVLRSGRAPYGPPARWSVSTLDALQGLLAVLDESLIHSIPKDVIAEWLQRISREPSWMGSKLTVIHPRFRRDTEQKACPPGKEPNVVDESLIFYQNWELEACVNGIMLASQMDLVNEIPFTYEQLSIFKHKLDKTYPQGYPESLIQQLGHFFRYVSPEDIHQWNVTSPDTVKTLLKVSKGQKMDAQVIALVACYLRGGGRLDEDIVKALDNIPLSYLCDFSPQDLHSVPSSVMWLVGSQDLDKCSQRHLGVLYQKACSAFQNVSGPEYFEKIRTFLGGASMADLRALGQHNVSMDIGTFKKLQVDALVGLSVAEVQKLLGPHIVDLKTEEGKSPIRDWLFRQQQKDLDRLGLGLQGGIPNGYLVLDVNVREAFSSGAPLLGPGFVFAWIPVLFPALRLS
- the LOC117711229 gene encoding mesothelin isoform X3 — encoded protein: MEVPSAAEASYCFSLVLGGCHLCRPKLQRQVSLPTGLFLSLTCDELSGLSMEHAKELAMTVRQKNITLRVHQLRCLARRFPKRLTIEELDALPLDLLLFLNPAMFPGQQACAHFFSLISKVNVDVLPRRSLERERLLTEALKCQGVYGFQVNDADVRALGGLACDLPGKFVTKSSEVLLPWLARCRGPLDQGQEKAVREVLRSGRAPYGPPARWSVSTLDALQGLLAVLDESLIHSIPKDVIAEWLQRISREPSWMGSKLTVIHPRFRRDTEQKACPPGKEPNVVDESLIFYQNWELEACVNGIMLASQMDLVNEIPFTYEQLSIFKHKLDKTYPQGYPESLIQQLGHFFRYVSPEDIHQWNVTSPDTVKTLLKVSKGQKMDAQVIALVACYLRGGGRLDEDIVKALDNIPLSYLCDFSPQDLHSVPSSVMWLVGSQDLDKCSQRHLGVLYQKACSAFQNVSGPEYFEKIRTFLGGASMADLRALGQHNVSMDIGTFKKLQVDALVGLSVAEVQKLLGPHIVDLKTEEGKSPIRDWLFRQQQKDLDRLGLGLQGGIPNGYLVLDVNVREAFSSGAPLLGPGFVFAWIPVLFPALRLS
- the LOC117711229 gene encoding mesothelin isoform X2; amino-acid sequence: MALPTAWPLLGSYGSPICSRSFLLLLLSLGWMPPLQTQTTKTSQEAAFLHAVNSATDFASLTCDELSGLSMEHAKELAMTVRQKNITLRVHQLRCLARRFPKRLTIEELDALPLDLLLFLNPAMFPGQQACAHFFSLISKVNVDVLPRRSLERERLLTEALKCQGVYGFQVNDADVRALGGLACDLPGKFVTKSSEVLLPWLARCRGPLDQGQEKAVREVLRSGRAPYGPPARWSVSTLDALQGLLAVLDESLIHSIPKDVIAEWLQRISREPSWMGSKLTVIHPRFRRDTEQKACPPGKEPNVVDESLIFYQNWELEACVNGIMLASQMDLVNEIPFTYEQLSIFKHKLDKTYPQGYPESLIQQLGHFFRYVSPEDIHQWNVTSPDTVKTLLKVSKGQKMDAQVIALVACYLRGGGRLDEDIVKALDNIPLSYLCDFSPQDLHSVPSSVMWLVGSQDLDKCSQRHLGVLYQKACSAFQNVSGPEYFEKIRTFLGGASMADLRALGQHNVSMDIGTFKKLQVDALVGLSVAEVQKLLGPHIVDLKTEEGKSPIRDWLFRQQQKDLDRLGLGLQGGIPNGYLVLDVNVREAFSSGAPLLGPGFVFAWIPVLFPALRLS